The genomic stretch CTGGCACGGCTACGGTTGCGCCGATTGCGGTGGTTCGGTCAGTGCGGCAGTTCCGGCGGTTCCTTGTGACCATCATCGGCCTTGGAGTCCTGATGGTCTTGCTTGGAACTGTTACTGGTGAGGGACTGGTGGCGTTTGGCGCGACCCACATTGCCACCGGCCGCGTCGTGGGGTTCGCACTCATCGGTATGCTGTTCTTTCTGCTTGAGTCATGGGCAGTATTGCCGGTGAGACTGTTCCTCATTGCCGGCACCGGAGTGTTGGGCCTGGGCCTTCTTTACTCGGGCAGCCGCGGCAGCCTGGTCGCATTTGCGGCTGCACTCGTAGTTACTGCCCTGGCGGCGGTGAGTATTGGGCGTGGCTGGCGCCGGACCATGTCCGGGCTTGTGGTCCTGGTCGTGGCTGTCATAGTGGTTTCTCTTGTCGCACCCGCAGCGGCGGAAACCATGAACCACCGAATGAGCGATGTGTTCACTCGAGGCAGATCGGTGGGTTCGGTGCTCGGTCGGGTGAGACGTGCCGAAGAGGCGTTGGAACTGTTCCGGCAGCATCCGGTGACTGGGGTTGGCATCGGCGGGTTCGACGCCGCACGCGGCTATTCGGATGCTCTTCGCGGCGACTACCCGCACAACATCATGCTCGAAGTTGGCTGTGAACTCGGCCTTCTGGGAGTAGCAGCACTGGTCTTCCTGGTCGTCAGCGGAGTGCAGCTTCCGATTCAGGCACTGGTTCGGGCACAGTCGCGCCGCGACCTTGCCTTGGCTGCGACGGTACTGGCAAGCGTGGTTTACTTCTTGGTCAACGCGATGTTTTCGGGAGACCTGAACGACAATCGGATGCTCTTCGCCACAATCGGGCTGTGCTGGGTGTTGCCAAAGATTGGAGCTCAAGAAACCAGTCAGCGGCAAGGGGCGGCATCGCAACCAAGGAACCAGAAACTGAGCAGGCTGTCAACGACTCAAGGCTCATGATAGCATGCCTCGTGACAACAGTACACGAAGCCGATGACGCGAGAATATTTCATAAACAGGCCAAAACACTTGTCACGGCCGGGTATGAAGTTGTACTTCTTGCGCCAGGAAAAGAAAGACACAAGAACGGAAAGAGAACCAGGATGAGGCCGGACGAAGGTGGACGTGTGCTACAGGACCGAGCGAACGAGCCGGCAGGAAGATTCCGGGCCGGGATGCCAGAACGGTCGCAGCGGGTGGCCGAAGCTCCTAAGACCATCTATCTGCCGATACCCAGGATGCGATTCCTGCGTCTCGTGGCTGGCGGGACCGTTGCCCTGTTTGCGGCGCTGCGGCAGCGGGCCCAGGTTTTTCATCTGCACGATCCAGAGCTTCTCCCCATCGGGCTCGTGCTCAAGGCAGTGGGCAAGAAGGTCATCTACGATGTGCACGAAGACTACCCGGAACAGATGCTTACCAAGCACTACCTGCCTGTGCCGGTGCGCCGGGCCGCAAGCAGCCTTGTGAATCTGGTCGAGAAGGCGATTGCCAGCCGGCTGGACGGAATCGTCTGTGCCACTGAAACCATCGCCGGAAAGTTTTGGCCGACTCGCCCCGGACTCCGGGCGCGCAGCGCCTGGGTCACAGTTGTCCGCAACTATCCGGTGTTTTCGGCAAGTCTCCCCAGACAGCCGGTCATGGGTAACGGAAACA from candidate division WOR-3 bacterium encodes the following:
- a CDS encoding O-antigen ligase family protein, whose product is MNEGTGGRLRTIVLDSGVRPSPDPTPLAIGLAACLGLVGLALAIMRLGVAVAWWVLGLSLAGLLVLLPEVCLGLLLTAGVFKSALMEILPFSIDPTVMLVLLQGVGVVLCLLRSGFSTIVPPQRLFVGFALLAGVMLFSLLLSDANPYAREKMVRFAFLTGTATVAPIAVVRSVRQFRRFLVTIIGLGVLMVLLGTVTGEGLVAFGATHIATGRVVGFALIGMLFFLLESWAVLPVRLFLIAGTGVLGLGLLYSGSRGSLVAFAAALVVTALAAVSIGRGWRRTMSGLVVLVVAVIVVSLVAPAAAETMNHRMSDVFTRGRSVGSVLGRVRRAEEALELFRQHPVTGVGIGGFDAARGYSDALRGDYPHNIMLEVGCELGLLGVAALVFLVVSGVQLPIQALVRAQSRRDLALAATVLASVVYFLVNAMFSGDLNDNRMLFATIGLCWVLPKIGAQETSQRQGAASQPRNQKLSRLSTTQGS
- a CDS encoding glycosyltransferase family 4 protein, which encodes MIACLVTTVHEADDARIFHKQAKTLVTAGYEVVLLAPGKERHKNGKRTRMRPDEGGRVLQDRANEPAGRFRAGMPERSQRVAEAPKTIYLPIPRMRFLRLVAGGTVALFAALRQRAQVFHLHDPELLPIGLVLKAVGKKVIYDVHEDYPEQMLTKHYLPVPVRRAASSLVNLVEKAIASRLDGIVCATETIAGKFWPTRPGLRARSAWVTVVRNYPVFSASLPRQPVMGNGNRFRLIHLSETLTPERGIASMVRALERLDDRFELILGGRFVTAAYENFIRSLAGFRRVRLVGRVPHEQVWDWYRASDAGLVCLLPLPRYQASLPVKLFEFMAAGLPVVVSDFPRFREVVARNRCGFCVDPENPDEIAAAVRWLAQDREMAREMGEHGRQAVAETYNWQQDARRMLELYDRILRSGQSAAQGQSVLGVRRV